A single Thiohalobacter thiocyanaticus DNA region contains:
- a CDS encoding AI-2E family transporter: protein MDIIRNWFRRYFSDPQVVILALFLIVGFAVVLTMGRMLAPVLAGVVIAYLLDGLVMPLERHIGRTWAVLAVFIAFMLFLLFAFFGIIPRLSFQLTQLVQQLPDMVSRGQAMLLKLPERYPNFVTDEQIREFMAAIRTELGSMGQQVLSLSVASLVSLIYLLVYLILVPVLVFFFLKDKARIIGWLASYLPRERHLSTAVWHDVNAQIGNYIRGKIWEIFIVGGVTYATFTLMGLQYAVLLSTLVGLSVIIPYIGAAVVTVPIALIAYFQWGWGSEFFYVLAAYAVIQALDGNVLVPLLFSEVVDLHPVAIIVAVLVFGGIWGFWGIFFAIPLATLVQAVLKAWPRRESEPEAVGSGGE from the coding sequence ATGGACATCATCCGCAACTGGTTCCGGCGCTATTTCTCCGACCCGCAGGTCGTCATCCTCGCGCTGTTTCTGATTGTCGGCTTCGCCGTGGTGCTGACCATGGGGCGGATGCTGGCTCCGGTACTGGCCGGCGTGGTGATCGCTTATCTGCTGGACGGCCTGGTCATGCCGCTGGAACGGCATATCGGTCGAACCTGGGCCGTGCTGGCGGTGTTCATCGCCTTCATGCTGTTCCTGCTGTTCGCCTTTTTCGGCATCATCCCGCGACTCTCCTTCCAGCTCACCCAGCTGGTGCAACAGCTGCCAGACATGGTCAGTCGCGGCCAGGCGATGCTGCTCAAGCTTCCCGAGCGTTATCCCAACTTCGTCACCGACGAGCAGATCCGCGAATTCATGGCGGCGATCCGAACCGAACTGGGCAGCATGGGTCAGCAGGTGCTGTCGCTGTCGGTGGCCTCGCTGGTCAGCCTGATCTATCTGCTGGTGTATCTGATCCTGGTGCCGGTGCTGGTGTTCTTCTTTCTCAAGGACAAGGCCCGCATCATCGGCTGGCTGGCCTCCTACCTGCCGCGCGAGCGGCATCTGTCCACCGCCGTCTGGCACGATGTCAATGCCCAGATCGGCAACTACATTCGCGGCAAGATCTGGGAGATCTTCATCGTCGGCGGCGTCACCTATGCCACCTTCACCCTGATGGGTCTGCAGTATGCCGTGCTGCTCAGTACCCTGGTCGGTCTGTCGGTGATCATCCCCTACATCGGCGCGGCCGTGGTGACGGTGCCGATTGCGCTGATCGCCTACTTCCAGTGGGGGTGGGGGAGTGAGTTCTTCTACGTGCTGGCGGCCTATGCCGTGATCCAGGCCCTGGACGGCAATGTGCTGGTGCCGCTGCTGTTTTCCGAGGTGGTGGACCTGCATCCGGTGGCGATCATCGTCGCGGTGCTGGTATTCGGCGGCATCTGGGGCTTCTGGGGCATATTCTTCGCCATTCCGCTGGCCACCCTGGTGCAGGCCGTGCTTAAGGCCTGGCCGCGCAGGGAATCCGAGCCCGAGGCGGTTGGCAGTGGCGGTGAGTAA
- a CDS encoding Crp/Fnr family transcriptional regulator produces the protein MSADEARLTELFRELGEADRHALIRYAEFLAGQPATRPALPVATEPAEPLSPETPKPIPRPESESVIKAVKRLSESYYMLDKNKLLNETSPLVTEHVMYGKAAEEVIDRLETVFEEHYQAYLERWS, from the coding sequence ATGTCTGCAGATGAAGCCAGGTTGACGGAACTGTTCCGGGAACTGGGCGAGGCCGACCGCCACGCCCTGATCCGTTACGCCGAGTTCCTCGCGGGCCAGCCGGCGACCCGACCCGCGCTGCCCGTGGCGACCGAGCCGGCCGAACCGCTGTCGCCCGAGACCCCGAAACCGATCCCGCGGCCGGAGTCCGAATCCGTCATCAAGGCGGTCAAGCGTCTGTCCGAAAGCTATTACATGCTGGACAAGAACAAGCTGCTCAACGAGACCTCGCCGCTGGTGACCGAGCATGTTATGTACGGCAAGGCGGCCGAGGAGGTGATCGACCGGCTGGAGACCGTATTCGAGGAGCACTACCAGGCCTATCTCGAGCGCTGGTCCTGA
- a CDS encoding glycine cleavage system protein R — translation MSTHLVISALGADQPGIVDELTRCIYDYGGSVADSRMTVLGGDFAVMLLVTGNWNSIAKLEDQLPQLGEKLGLTVSLRRTEERQYSRDTLPYVVEVVAMDNPGIVHNLAHFFSARNINIQDLNTSSYAAPHTGTPMFAVHMTVQIPAKQHISSLREEFMDFCDQLNLDAIIEPAKG, via the coding sequence ATGAGCACCCATCTCGTCATCTCCGCCCTGGGCGCCGACCAGCCCGGCATCGTCGACGAACTGACCCGTTGCATCTACGATTACGGCGGCAGTGTCGCCGACAGCCGCATGACCGTGCTGGGCGGGGATTTTGCCGTGATGCTGCTGGTGACCGGAAACTGGAATTCCATTGCCAAGCTCGAGGACCAGCTGCCGCAGCTGGGCGAGAAGCTCGGCCTGACCGTGAGCCTGCGCCGCACGGAGGAGCGCCAGTACAGTCGCGACACCCTGCCCTATGTGGTCGAGGTGGTCGCCATGGACAATCCCGGCATCGTGCACAACCTGGCCCACTTCTTCTCTGCCCGCAACATCAATATCCAGGACCTGAACACCAGTAGCTATGCCGCTCCCCACACCGGCACGCCCATGTTTGCCGTGCATATGACGGTGCAGATCCCGGCCAAGCAGCACATCTCCAGCCTGCGGGAGGAATTCATGGATTTCTGCGACCAGCTGAACCTGGACGCCATCATCGAACCGGCCAAGGGCTGA
- a CDS encoding PhoH family protein — MPDKRLFVLDTNVLMHDPTALFRFQEHDIFLPMVVLEELDAGKKGVTEVARNVRQVNRFLDELTCDAAHEDIERGLQLSQRPFDTNGHGLDASGVLYLQTRSLPFELPAALPGNVPDNNILGTALALQQEQSDARVTLVSKDINLRIKAAILGIHAEDYYNDQVLDDVNLLYKGMAELPGDFWDRIGDRMDSWQDNGRSLYRINDAMTQDWHLNQGVYLPGDNEFEAMVRERDTDSAVVEVLRDYRKPNHSVWGITARNREQNFALNLLMDPDIDFVTLVGQAGSGKTLLTLAAALTLTLDEKHFSEIIMTRVTVPVGEDIGFLPGTEEEKMTPWMGALMDNLEVLTQSDAAGEWGRAATNDLLHRRIRIHSLNFMRGRTFLNKFLIIDEAQNLTSKQMKTLITRAGPGTKVVCLGNVAQIDTPYLTETTSGLTYVVDRFKGWGYGGHVTLRQGERSRLADYASENL, encoded by the coding sequence ATGCCAGATAAACGCCTGTTCGTGCTCGACACCAACGTCCTCATGCACGACCCGACCGCACTGTTCCGGTTTCAGGAACACGACATCTTCCTGCCCATGGTGGTACTGGAAGAGCTCGATGCCGGCAAGAAAGGGGTCACCGAAGTGGCCCGCAACGTGCGCCAGGTCAACCGCTTCCTCGATGAACTGACCTGCGATGCGGCACATGAAGACATCGAGCGCGGACTGCAACTGTCACAGCGCCCGTTCGACACCAATGGCCACGGCCTGGACGCCTCCGGCGTTCTGTACCTGCAGACCCGCAGCCTTCCCTTCGAACTGCCTGCCGCTCTGCCCGGCAATGTCCCGGACAACAACATTCTCGGCACCGCCCTGGCCCTGCAGCAGGAGCAGTCCGATGCACGGGTTACGTTGGTATCCAAGGACATCAACCTGCGCATCAAGGCGGCCATCCTCGGCATTCATGCCGAGGACTACTACAACGACCAGGTGCTGGATGACGTCAATCTGCTCTACAAGGGTATGGCCGAGCTGCCGGGCGATTTCTGGGACAGAATCGGCGATCGGATGGATTCCTGGCAGGACAACGGCCGCAGTCTGTATCGCATCAATGACGCGATGACACAGGACTGGCACCTGAACCAGGGCGTCTACCTGCCGGGCGATAACGAGTTCGAGGCCATGGTGCGCGAACGCGACACGGACAGCGCCGTCGTCGAGGTACTGCGCGACTACCGCAAACCCAATCACTCGGTCTGGGGCATCACCGCCCGCAACCGGGAACAGAACTTCGCGCTCAACCTGCTGATGGACCCGGATATCGATTTCGTCACCCTGGTGGGACAGGCCGGCAGCGGCAAGACCCTGCTGACCCTGGCCGCTGCGCTCACCCTGACGCTGGACGAAAAGCATTTCAGCGAGATCATCATGACCCGGGTGACGGTCCCGGTGGGCGAGGACATCGGCTTTCTGCCCGGCACCGAGGAGGAGAAGATGACGCCCTGGATGGGCGCGCTGATGGACAACCTGGAAGTGCTGACTCAGTCGGATGCCGCCGGCGAATGGGGGCGGGCCGCGACCAACGATCTGCTGCACCGGCGCATCAGGATCCATTCCCTGAACTTCATGCGCGGACGCACCTTTCTGAACAAGTTCCTCATCATCGACGAGGCTCAGAACCTGACCTCCAAGCAGATGAAGACACTGATCACCCGCGCCGGCCCCGGCACCAAGGTGGTGTGCCTGGGCAACGTGGCCCAGATCGATACCCCCTACCTGACCGAGACCACCTCCGGCCTGACCTACGTGGTCGACCGGTTCAAGGGCTGGGGTTACGGCGGGCACGTCACCCTGCGCCAGGGCGAGCGTTCACGGCTGGCGGATTACGCCTCGGAGAATCTCTGA
- a CDS encoding efflux RND transporter permease subunit, translating into MSERLGFSGRVARTFLDTQITPLLALLGFLLGVLAVLVTPREEEPQINVTFANVFIPFPGATAREVEQLVTTPAEQVLSEIEGVKHIYSVSRPNQAVLTVEYEVGEERTQAIVRLYNAIFSNQDWLPPNLGTLQPIIKPKGIDDVPIVTATLWTKNRNRGAYELQRVAHALEAELKRVPGTREIATIGGADRVVHVLLDLPKLAGYDIDVAQLRRALTAANHSSDSGMLVGGNREIPVRAGDFLSHPEQVAELVVGMHQGQPVYLRDVAEVRYGPDQPEQYVRFGTGVAAADKGIEAAGEFPAVTLAIGKKPGTNAVDIANAVIQRFEQLRGTFIPDDIEVTFTRDYGKTANDKAQTLIKKLAFATALVVGLVLIALGWREAVIVGLAVIITLAITLFASWAWGFTLNRVSLFALIFSIGILVDDAIVVVENIHRHMSMGGRSLKEAIPLAVDEVGGPTILATLTVIAALLPMAFVTGLMGPYMSPIPINASIGMLISLAVAFVVTPWLGYKLVGSHGAGEGGEGVPAGLYAFFSRFVGPFLRGRQGRMKRLLLGIITLVLIVLSLAMAVNQWVVLKMLPFDNKSEFQVVLDMPEGTTLEQTTRVLDEMGAALSQVPEVTDYQIYAGTASPINFNGLVRQYYLRSEAHQGDIQVNLRDKAERSRKSHDIALAVRPMLAAIAERYQGSVKVVEMPAGPPVLSPLVAEIYGLSYAGQIELAGELKQVFADTPHVVDIDDSVEAAAPQFYVAVDRSRAARFGLAQSGVVQAMTAALSGEDVTYLHTGHDKYPVPVRLELPVQDKDRLERLLAMELIGEGGRSVRLADIVEVREGLRERAIQHKDLLPVVYVTADVAGGVDSPLYGMFDIVGQLQDNTLGRPEPIEQHFIDQPENPYRYSLKWDGEWQITYETFRDMGIAYSVGLLLIYLLIVAQFRSYLVPLIIMAPIPLTVIGVMPGHALLGAPFTATSMIGMIALAGIIVRNSILLVDFINHEVGRGVAFEEAVLRSGAVRAKPIVLTGLAAMLGAFFILDDPIFSGLAISLIFGVFVSTLLTLVVIPVLYYAARWRRHAAP; encoded by the coding sequence GTGAGCGAACGGCTCGGCTTCTCCGGACGGGTTGCCCGGACCTTTCTCGATACCCAGATCACCCCCCTGCTGGCCCTGCTGGGCTTCCTGCTCGGGGTGCTGGCGGTGCTGGTCACGCCGCGCGAGGAAGAGCCCCAGATCAATGTCACCTTCGCCAATGTCTTCATTCCCTTTCCCGGGGCGACCGCGCGCGAGGTCGAGCAGCTGGTCACCACCCCGGCCGAGCAGGTGCTGTCCGAGATCGAGGGGGTCAAGCACATCTATTCCGTCTCCCGCCCCAACCAGGCGGTGCTGACGGTCGAGTACGAGGTCGGCGAGGAACGCACCCAGGCTATCGTGCGCCTGTACAACGCCATCTTCTCCAATCAGGACTGGCTGCCGCCGAATCTCGGCACCCTGCAGCCCATCATCAAGCCCAAGGGCATCGACGATGTCCCCATCGTCACCGCGACCCTGTGGACGAAGAATCGCAACCGCGGCGCCTACGAGCTGCAGCGGGTGGCGCATGCCCTGGAGGCCGAACTCAAGCGGGTGCCCGGCACCCGCGAGATCGCCACCATCGGCGGCGCCGACCGGGTGGTGCATGTGCTGCTGGACCTGCCGAAGCTGGCCGGTTATGACATCGATGTCGCTCAGCTGCGCCGTGCCCTGACCGCGGCCAATCATTCCAGCGACAGCGGCATGCTGGTCGGTGGCAACCGCGAGATCCCGGTCCGGGCCGGCGATTTTCTCAGCCACCCCGAGCAGGTCGCCGAATTGGTGGTCGGCATGCACCAAGGCCAGCCGGTATACCTGCGCGACGTGGCCGAGGTGCGCTACGGGCCGGATCAGCCGGAGCAGTACGTGCGTTTCGGCACCGGCGTCGCGGCCGCGGACAAGGGCATCGAGGCCGCAGGCGAATTCCCCGCCGTGACCCTGGCCATCGGCAAGAAGCCGGGCACCAATGCGGTGGATATCGCCAACGCCGTGATCCAGCGCTTCGAGCAACTGCGCGGCACCTTCATCCCGGATGATATCGAGGTGACCTTCACCCGCGACTACGGCAAGACCGCCAACGACAAGGCGCAGACCCTGATCAAGAAGCTGGCCTTCGCCACTGCGCTGGTGGTCGGCCTGGTGCTGATCGCGCTCGGCTGGCGCGAAGCGGTGATTGTCGGCCTGGCCGTGATCATCACCCTGGCCATCACCCTGTTCGCCTCCTGGGCCTGGGGCTTCACCCTGAACCGGGTCTCGTTGTTTGCGCTGATCTTCTCCATCGGCATCCTGGTCGACGACGCCATCGTGGTGGTGGAGAACATCCACCGCCACATGAGCATGGGCGGACGCTCGCTCAAGGAGGCCATCCCGCTGGCGGTGGACGAGGTGGGCGGTCCGACCATCCTCGCCACCCTGACCGTCATCGCCGCACTGCTGCCCATGGCCTTTGTCACCGGCCTGATGGGGCCCTACATGAGCCCGATCCCGATCAATGCCAGCATCGGCATGCTGATCTCGCTGGCCGTGGCCTTCGTGGTCACGCCCTGGCTGGGCTACAAGCTGGTCGGCAGCCATGGCGCGGGCGAGGGCGGCGAAGGCGTGCCGGCCGGGTTGTACGCCTTCTTCAGTCGATTCGTCGGCCCCTTCCTGCGCGGTCGTCAGGGCCGCATGAAGCGCCTGCTGCTGGGCATCATCACCCTGGTGCTGATCGTGCTGTCGCTGGCCATGGCGGTGAACCAGTGGGTGGTACTGAAGATGCTGCCCTTCGACAACAAGTCCGAGTTCCAGGTCGTGCTGGACATGCCGGAGGGTACCACACTGGAGCAGACCACCCGGGTGCTGGACGAGATGGGTGCGGCGCTCTCACAGGTGCCCGAGGTCACCGACTACCAGATCTATGCCGGCACCGCTTCGCCCATCAATTTCAATGGTCTGGTGCGTCAGTATTATCTGCGCAGCGAAGCGCACCAGGGCGATATTCAGGTCAATCTCCGGGACAAGGCCGAGCGCAGCCGCAAGAGCCACGACATTGCCCTGGCGGTGCGCCCCATGCTCGCGGCCATCGCCGAGCGCTACCAGGGCAGTGTCAAGGTGGTGGAGATGCCGGCCGGACCGCCGGTGCTGTCGCCGCTGGTAGCCGAGATCTATGGCCTGAGCTATGCAGGCCAGATCGAACTGGCCGGCGAACTGAAGCAGGTCTTCGCCGACACGCCGCATGTGGTCGATATCGACGACAGCGTCGAGGCCGCCGCCCCCCAGTTCTATGTGGCCGTCGACCGCAGCCGGGCGGCGCGCTTCGGCCTGGCGCAGTCCGGCGTGGTACAGGCCATGACCGCCGCGCTGTCGGGCGAGGACGTCACCTACCTGCACACCGGACACGACAAGTATCCGGTTCCGGTGCGGCTGGAACTGCCGGTGCAGGACAAGGACCGGCTGGAACGGCTGCTGGCCATGGAGCTGATCGGCGAGGGGGGGCGCAGCGTGCGTCTGGCCGACATCGTCGAGGTGCGCGAGGGGCTGCGCGAGCGCGCCATCCAGCACAAGGATCTGCTGCCGGTGGTCTATGTCACCGCTGATGTGGCCGGCGGCGTGGACAGTCCGCTGTACGGCATGTTCGACATCGTCGGCCAGTTGCAGGACAACACCCTGGGCCGGCCCGAGCCGATCGAGCAGCATTTCATCGACCAGCCGGAGAATCCTTATAGATACAGCCTGAAGTGGGATGGCGAGTGGCAGATCACCTACGAGACCTTCCGCGATATGGGCATCGCCTATTCGGTCGGGCTGCTGCTGATCTACCTGCTGATCGTGGCCCAGTTCCGCTCCTACCTGGTGCCGCTGATCATCATGGCGCCGATCCCGCTGACCGTGATCGGGGTGATGCCGGGCCACGCCCTGCTGGGCGCGCCCTTCACCGCCACCTCCATGATCGGTATGATCGCGCTGGCGGGCATCATCGTGCGCAATTCCATCCTGCTGGTGGATTTCATCAACCACGAGGTCGGGCGCGGGGTGGCCTTCGAAGAGGCGGTACTGCGCTCGGGAGCAGTGCGGGCCAAGCCCATCGTCCTGACCGGTCTGGCGGCGATGCTGGGGGCCTTTTTCATCCTCGACGACCCCATCTTCAGCGGCCTGGCTATCTCGCTGATATTCGGCGTGTTTGTCTCCACTCTGTTGACCCTGGTGGTGATCCCCGTGCTCTACTATGCCGCCCGCTGGCGCCGCCATGCCGCGCCCTGA
- a CDS encoding galactose-1-phosphate uridylyltransferase → MSEEEQAPLREIRINPIVPSESVLVATARAMRPRKDEEPAPRDTRRHVERCPFCQGNEAMTPPTIMAVPSEENWQIRMVENLYPVLGETAGGGLTFGLQQAIDGYGRHEVIIDNAVHGIAIHEMTEEHLALLFGVYRDRMAQLYASDARIRYVLAFKNFGPAAGASIAHTHSQIIAMPVVPENLHNELLNSRAHHRKYHQCIFCSLIDEALTFEATIYDRVSGEIRRKINVGQYVVERGEHFIAIKPFASRYEWEVHILPLQHDSDFLNITDAQRADLARVMRRTMARLDAVVGGVQYNYFLHSLPRSEAYADCQSGFHWHLEICPRTSIPTGFELGSGLFVNTISPEDAAQQLREVTLES, encoded by the coding sequence ATGAGCGAAGAAGAGCAAGCCCCCCTGCGCGAAATCCGCATCAACCCCATCGTTCCGAGTGAGTCCGTTCTGGTGGCCACCGCCCGCGCCATGCGCCCGCGCAAGGACGAGGAACCGGCCCCGCGCGACACCCGCCGTCACGTCGAGCGCTGTCCCTTCTGTCAGGGCAACGAGGCCATGACCCCGCCGACCATCATGGCGGTGCCCAGCGAGGAGAACTGGCAGATCCGCATGGTGGAAAACCTGTACCCGGTGCTGGGCGAGACCGCCGGCGGCGGACTCACCTTCGGCCTGCAGCAGGCCATCGACGGCTATGGCCGCCACGAGGTGATCATCGACAACGCCGTCCACGGCATCGCCATCCACGAAATGACCGAAGAACACCTGGCCCTGCTGTTCGGTGTCTACCGCGACCGCATGGCCCAGCTCTACGCCTCCGATGCGCGCATCCGCTACGTGCTCGCCTTCAAGAACTTCGGCCCGGCGGCCGGCGCGAGCATCGCCCACACCCACAGCCAGATCATCGCCATGCCGGTTGTGCCCGAGAACCTGCACAACGAGCTGCTCAACAGCCGCGCGCATCACCGGAAATACCACCAGTGCATCTTCTGTTCGCTGATCGATGAGGCGCTGACCTTCGAGGCCACCATCTACGACCGCGTCTCGGGCGAGATCCGGCGCAAGATCAACGTCGGCCAGTACGTGGTCGAACGCGGCGAGCATTTCATCGCCATCAAGCCCTTCGCCAGCCGCTACGAATGGGAGGTGCATATCCTGCCGCTGCAGCACGACAGCGACTTCCTCAATATCACGGACGCTCAACGGGCCGATCTGGCACGGGTGATGCGCCGCACCATGGCGCGGCTCGATGCGGTGGTCGGCGGCGTGCAGTACAATTACTTCCTGCACTCGCTGCCGCGCAGCGAGGCCTATGCCGACTGCCAGTCCGGTTTCCACTGGCACCTGGAGATCTGCCCGCGGACCAGCATCCCGACCGGCTTCGAACTCGGCTCGGGGCTGTTCGTCAATACCATCAGCCCGGAAGACGCCGCCCAACAGCTACGTGAGGTCACCCTGGAATCATGA
- a CDS encoding peroxiredoxin, whose translation MSVTVGKKVRDFTLPMTGDQTFKLSDCRGKNVVLYFYPKDSTPGCTTEGQDFRDSYSKFKRQKTLIFGISRDSLKSHDNFKDKHEFPFELLSDTEEKACNQFDVIREKNMYGKKVMGIERSTFLIDEQGVLRQEWRKVRVKGHVDEVLEAVKDL comes from the coding sequence ATGAGCGTCACCGTCGGCAAGAAGGTCCGTGACTTCACCCTGCCCATGACGGGCGACCAGACCTTCAAACTCTCCGATTGCAGGGGAAAGAACGTGGTGTTGTATTTCTACCCCAAGGACAGCACACCGGGCTGCACCACCGAGGGTCAGGACTTTCGCGACAGTTACAGCAAATTCAAACGCCAGAAAACCCTGATCTTCGGCATCTCGCGCGACAGCCTGAAAAGCCACGATAACTTCAAGGACAAGCACGAGTTCCCCTTCGAACTGCTGTCCGACACCGAGGAAAAGGCCTGCAACCAGTTCGACGTGATCAGGGAAAAGAACATGTACGGCAAAAAGGTGATGGGCATCGAACGCAGCACCTTTCTCATCGACGAGCAGGGGGTACTCCGGCAGGAGTGGCGCAAGGTCAGGGTCAAGGGCCATGTCGATGAAGTCCTGGAAGCGGTGAAAGACCTTTGA
- a CDS encoding selenium metabolism-associated LysR family transcriptional regulator: MADRRLQVFHTVARLLSFTKAAETLHMTQPAVTFQVRQLEEHFNTRLFDRTHNRISLTEAGRRVFEYSDRIFDLYNDMENAVREMTGDISGVVMIGASTTIAEYMLPALLGDFRNKYPDVNVQLRVSNTDGIVSMVENNIIDLGVVEAPVTNKNLVVEICRMDELVAIVPPSHPLAKNKVVKIEDMLKYPYICREEGSGTREVISEYLGQAGVNMTDISVCMELGSPEAVKGAVEAAMGVSIVSRATIQKELKLQTLVALQLEPRLERPFSFVHQKQKFRHLAMDELLEFARHYCKTHQDDWE, encoded by the coding sequence ATGGCTGATCGCAGATTGCAGGTCTTTCACACAGTGGCGCGTCTGCTGAGTTTCACCAAGGCGGCGGAGACGCTGCACATGACCCAGCCGGCCGTGACCTTCCAGGTCCGCCAGCTGGAGGAACATTTCAACACCCGCCTGTTCGACCGCACCCACAACCGTATCAGTCTGACCGAAGCCGGCCGCCGGGTGTTCGAATACTCCGATCGTATCTTCGATCTGTACAACGACATGGAAAACGCCGTTCGCGAGATGACCGGCGATATCAGCGGCGTGGTCATGATCGGCGCCAGTACCACCATTGCCGAGTACATGCTGCCCGCGCTGCTGGGGGATTTCCGCAACAAGTACCCGGACGTGAATGTGCAGCTGCGCGTATCCAACACCGATGGCATCGTCTCCATGGTGGAGAACAACATCATCGATCTGGGTGTGGTCGAGGCCCCGGTGACCAACAAGAACCTGGTGGTGGAAATCTGCCGCATGGACGAACTGGTGGCGATCGTGCCGCCCAGTCACCCGCTGGCAAAGAACAAGGTGGTCAAGATCGAGGACATGCTGAAGTACCCCTACATCTGCCGCGAGGAAGGCTCCGGCACGCGCGAGGTGATCAGCGAGTACCTGGGCCAGGCCGGGGTGAATATGACCGATATCAGCGTCTGCATGGAGCTGGGCAGCCCCGAGGCGGTCAAGGGCGCAGTGGAGGCGGCGATGGGCGTGTCCATCGTCTCCCGCGCGACCATTCAGAAGGAACTGAAGCTCCAGACCCTGGTTGCCCTGCAGCTCGAGCCCAGACTGGAGCGGCCTTTCTCCTTCGTGCACCAGAAGCAGAAGTTCCGGCACCTGGCCATGGACGAGCTGCTGGAATTCGCCCGCCATTACTGCAAGACGCATCAGGACGACTGGGAGTGA
- the dapA gene encoding 4-hydroxy-tetrahydrodipicolinate synthase, whose amino-acid sequence MFHGSMVALVTPMHEDGAVDYTSLAKLVEFHIEHGTDGIVAVGTTGESATLDEDEHCEVIRRTVELAAGRIPIIAGTGANSTTEAISLTRCALQAGADACLLVTPYYNKPTQEGLYLHHKAIAEAVPIPQILYNVPGRTACDMLPDTVERLSHISNIVGLKDATGDLDRLRDLRERCGDRIDLYSGDDPTGMEFMLQGGQGVISVTANVAPADMHAMCVAARGGDRDAATRINDRLDGLHHALFLEANPIPVKWALYRMGLIPAGIRLPLTPLSEPYREQVTEALRRAGVVD is encoded by the coding sequence ATGTTCCATGGCAGCATGGTCGCGCTGGTGACCCCGATGCACGAGGACGGGGCGGTCGACTACACCAGCCTGGCGAAACTGGTTGAATTTCATATCGAACATGGCACCGACGGCATCGTGGCCGTGGGTACGACCGGGGAGTCCGCCACCCTCGACGAGGACGAGCACTGCGAGGTGATCCGCCGCACCGTGGAACTGGCGGCCGGGCGCATCCCGATCATTGCCGGTACCGGCGCCAACTCCACCACCGAGGCCATCAGCCTGACCCGATGCGCCCTGCAGGCCGGGGCCGATGCCTGCCTCCTGGTCACCCCCTATTACAACAAGCCCACCCAGGAGGGGCTGTACCTGCACCACAAGGCCATCGCCGAGGCCGTGCCGATCCCGCAGATCCTTTATAATGTCCCCGGACGTACCGCCTGCGACATGCTGCCCGACACGGTCGAGCGGCTGTCGCACATCTCCAACATCGTCGGTCTGAAGGATGCCACCGGCGATCTGGACCGGCTGCGGGACCTGCGTGAACGCTGCGGTGACCGCATCGACCTGTATAGCGGCGACGACCCCACCGGCATGGAATTCATGCTGCAGGGCGGGCAGGGCGTGATCTCGGTCACCGCCAATGTGGCGCCGGCGGACATGCATGCCATGTGCGTGGCCGCCCGTGGCGGTGACCGGGACGCGGCCACGCGCATCAACGACCGGCTGGACGGGCTGCATCATGCCCTGTTCCTGGAGGCCAATCCCATCCCGGTCAAATGGGCACTGTACAGGATGGGCCTGATCCCGGCCGGCATCCGGCTGCCGCTCACGCCGCTGTCCGAACCCTACCGCGAGCAGGTGACCGAAGCCCTGCGCCGGGCCGGCGTTGTGGACTGA